In a single window of the Ciconia boyciana chromosome 7, ASM3463844v1, whole genome shotgun sequence genome:
- the GPR160 gene encoding probable G-protein coupled receptor 160: MASILCENCSGQYHYTQVNQPLEISCMLFLIMLGKVFLDFFMLQVKQKNVKVSFMGYFCVSLALLDFTLLMSISFIFFFEDFALWGVRFTKYHICLFTQIISRTYGILHYPVFFVAGLDYYMTIAQTSQFPRRGQRLFYVFAVVVIWISGFFRVLKVPTLYEELEIQNRFSPYQCPLYASTQSYSISCAMVLLIGTALLACRKEVLTMLLSVKVVSFAGQPVLMFSYVSNNNGTFFKWQLLTRLLICFLGTWAPFVLLQIIILFLGARIPAYMEMNVPWLYFINSFLIAVAYWCRCHDVELTEEMWSTDPFVSWKFCFLPFNNENTEPADKPGTVIVIC, from the coding sequence ATGGCTTCCATACTCTGTGAAAACTGTTCTGGTCAGTACCACTACACCCAGGTCAACCAACCTCTTGAAATCAGCTGCATGTTGTTCCTGATTATGCTCGGAAAAGTGTTTCTTGATTTCTTCATGTTGCAAGTTAagcaaaaaaatgtgaaagttaGTTTTATGGGATACTTCTGTGTTTCACTGGCACTTCTTGATTTCACACTGCTGATGAGtatctctttcattttcttttttgaggaCTTTGCACTCTGGGGTGTGCGATTTACCAAGTACCACATTTGCCTGTTCACTCAGATAATTTCTCGTACCTATGGTATTTTGCATTACCCAGTATTTTTTGTGGCTGGTCTGGATTATTACATGACTATAGCCCAAACCTCTCAATTTCCTAGAAGAGgtcaaagattattttatgtatttgctGTGGTGGTTATATggatttcaggtttttttcgTGTTCTGAAAGTTCCCACTCTCTATGAAGAACTAGAAATTCAGAACCGTTTTTCTCCATATCAGTGTCCTCTCTATGCCAGCACGCAGAGCTACTCAATCTCATGTGCCATGGTGCTGCTCATAGGCACGGCTCTCCTGGCTTGTCGGAAGGAAGTTCTAACCATGCTGCTGTCTGTCAAGGTGGTTTCCTTTGCTGGTCAGCCTGTTCTGATGTTCTCCTACGTGTCTAACAACAATGGCACTTTCTTTAAGTGGCAGCTCCTGACCAGACTCCTCATCTGTTTTCTTGGCACTTGGGCAccttttgttcttcttcaaattatcattttgtttcttggtGCTCGGATTCCAGCCTACATGGAGATGAACGTCCCCTGGCTGTACTTCATCAACAGCTTTCTCATTGCAGTAGCATACTGGTGTCGATGTCACGATGTTGAATTGACAGAGGAGATGTGGTCTACAGATCCATTTGTCAGCtggaaattctgctttctgccatttaacaatgaaaatacagagCCAGCTGATAAGCCAGGCACAGTAATTGTAATCTGTTAA